One Dioscorea cayenensis subsp. rotundata cultivar TDr96_F1 chromosome 15, TDr96_F1_v2_PseudoChromosome.rev07_lg8_w22 25.fasta, whole genome shotgun sequence genomic region harbors:
- the LOC120278113 gene encoding probable 2-oxoglutarate-dependent dioxygenase At5g05600, with protein sequence MGLQIDPAFVQAAEHRPKSTISDAGSIPLIDLSPLLHHQIPSDPSDPAIADEISNLIAQIGEACKDWGFFQVVNHGVEMELLEKVEAVTKEFFALPAEEKRKVKRGEVNPMGYYDAEHTKNVRDWKEVFDFSVTEWVTPSLRLENQWPENPPEMRVVCEKYYIGVEKLGYKLLELISLSLNLAAKHLSAFYEDSNSYIRLNHYSPCNSPDLVLGVGHHKDCGGLTVLFQDEVGGLDIKRKTDGEWIRVKPIHNSFIVNLGDIIQVWSNDKYESVEHRVSVNSEKDRYSIPLFFNPASSTNVKPLEELVSEDNPPKYHEYNWGHFYKTRKDSNFQKLEKENIQIYHFKRV encoded by the exons ATGGGTCTCCAAATCGATCCAGCATTCGTCCAAGCCGCCGAGCACCGCCCTAAAAGCACCATCTCCGACGCCGGCAGCATCCCTCTCATCGACCTCTCCCCACTCCTCCATCACCAGATCCCCTCCGATCCATCCGATCCCGCCATCGCCGATGAGATCTCCAATCTCATCGCCCAGATCGGTGAGGCTTGCAAAGATTGGGGGTTTTTCCAGGTTGTGAATCATGGAGTGGAGATGGAGTTGCTGGAGAAGGTTGAGGCGGTGACGAAGGAGTTCTTCGCTTTGCCGGCGGAGGAGAAGAGGAAGGTGAAGAGAGGGGAAGTGAATCCGATGGGGTATTACGATGCGGAGCACACGAAGAATGTTAGGGATTGGAAAGAGGTTTTTGATTTCTCGGTGACTGAATGGGTGACACCTTCGCTCCGGTTGGAGAATCAGTGGCCGGAGAACCCGCCGGAGATGAG GGTGGTATGTGAGAAGTACTATATAGGTGTGGAGAAGTTAGGCTACAAATTACTAGAGCTCATTTCACTTAGCTTGAATTTGGCTGCCAAGCATCTCAGTGCCTTCTATGAGGACTCAAATAGTTATATTCGACTAAACCATTACAGTCCTTGCAACTCACCGGACCTTGTGCTTGGCGTCGGCCACCATAAAGATTGTGGAGGTCTCACTGTTCTCTTTCAAGACGAAGTTGGTGGGCTTgatatcaaaagaaaaactgATGGAGAGTGGATTAGGGTCAAACCCATTCATAATTCTTTTATTGTCAATCTCGGAGATATTATTCAG gtGTGGAGCAATGATAAGTATGAGAGTGTGGAGCATAGAGTGTCAGTGAACTCAGAGAAGGACAGATACTCCATTCCATTGTTCTTCAACCCTGCATCATCTACAAATGTGAAGCCATTGGAGGAGCTAGTGAGTGAGGATAACCCACCAAAGTATCATGAGTATAATTGGGGACATTTCTACAAAACTCGCAAAGACTCTAATTTCCAGAAGTTGGAAAAAGAGAACATTCAGATTTATCATTTCAAGAGGgtttaa
- the LOC120278162 gene encoding probable 2-oxoglutarate-dependent dioxygenase At5g05600, producing MGLQVDPAFIQAAEHRPKPTISDAGSIPLIDLSPLLHHQIPSDPSDPAIADEVSNLIAQIGEACRDWGFFQVVNHGVEVELLERIQAAASEFFALPAEEKRRVQRGVLNPLGYYDTEHTKNVRDWKEVFDFIVIESETDSLLLKNQWPEYPPEMREACEEYVEGVEKLAYKLLELIAMSLNLPAKILNSFFEGSTSFSRLNHYNPCPSPDLVLGVGRHKDGGALTVLFQDEVGGLDVKRKTDGEWVRVKPIHNSFIVNVGDIIQVWSNDKYESVEHRVSVNSEKDRLSIPFFFNPAACTNVKPLEELVSEDNPPKYQEYNWGDFFKSRRDSNFQKSEKENLQIYHFKRV from the exons ATGGGTCTCCAGGTCGATCCAGCATTCATCCAAGCGGCGGAGCACCGCCCGAAGCCCACCATCTCCGACGCCGGCAGCATCCCTCTCATCGACCTCTCCCCTCTCCTCCATCATCAGATCCCATCCGATCCATCCGATCCCGCCATCGCCGATGAGGTCTCCAATCTCATCGCCCAGATCGGTGAGGCTTGCCGCGATTGGGGGTTTTTCCAGGTCGTGAATCATGGAGTGGAGGTGGAGTTGCTGGAGAGGATTCAGGCAGCGGCGAGCGAGTTCTTTGCTTTGCCGGCGGAGGAGAAGAGGAGGGTTCAGAGAGGGGTTCTGAATCCTTTGGGGTATTACGATACGGAGCACACGAAGAATGTTAGGGATTGGAAGGAggtttttgatttcattgtcaTTGAATCCGAGACTGATTCACTCCTGTTGAAGAATCAGTGGCCGGAGTACCCGCCGGAGATGAG GGAGGCTTGTGAAGAGTATGTTGAAGGTGTGGAGAAGTTGGCTTACAAGTTattagaacttattgcaatgaGCTTGAATTTACCAGCAAAGATTTTAAATAGCTTCTTTGAGGGCTCAACTAGTTTTTCTAGGTTGAACCACTATAACCCTTGCCCCTCGCCAGACCTTGTGCTTGGCGTTGGCCGTCATAAAGATGGTGGAGCTCTGACCGTCTTGTTCCAAGATGAAGTTGGTGGCCTTGATGTTAAGAGAAAAACTGATGGAGAGTGGGTTCGGGTTAAACCAATTCACAATTCTTTTATTGTCAACGTTGGAGATATTATTCAG GTATGGAGCAATGACAAGTATGAAAGTGTGGAACATAGAGTGTCAGTGAACTCAGAGAAGGACAGGTTGTCCATCCCATTTTTCTTCAACCCTGCAGCCTGTACAAATGTGAAGCCATTGGAGGAGCTGGTGAGTGAGGATAACCCACCAAAGTATCAGGAGTATAACTGGGGGGATTTCTTCAAATCTCGCAGAGACTCTAATTTTCAAAAGTCAGAAAAGGAGAACCTTCAGATTTATCATTTCAAGAGGGTTTAG
- the LOC120276737 gene encoding probable 2-oxoglutarate-dependent dioxygenase At5g05600, protein MGFQIDPTFVQAAEHRPKSTISDAGSIPLIDLSPLLHHQIPSDPSDPAIADEISNLIAQIGEACKNWGFFQVVNHGVELELLERVEAVAREFFALPAEEKKKVKKREVNPMGYYDAEHTKNVRDWREVFDFTVTELETTSLRLENQWPENLPELRKACEEYLEDVKKLAYKLLELIAMSLNLPAKRLNEFFEDSISYTRLNHYNPCPSPDLVLGLGHHKDGGALTILFQDEVGGLDVKRKVDGEWVRVKPVHDSFIVNIGDVMQVWSNDKYESVEHRVSVNSEKERLSIPFFFNPAAATNVKPLEELVSEGNPPKYHEYNWGDFYKSRRNSNFQKLEKENLQIHHFKRV, encoded by the exons ATGGGTTTCCAAATCGATCCAACATTCGTCCAAGCCGCCGAGCACCGCCCTAAAAGCACCATCTCCGACGCCGGCAGCATCCCTCTCATCGACCTCTCCCCACTCCTCCATCACCAGATCCCCTCCGATCCATCCGATCCCGCCATCGCCGATGAGATCTCCAATCTCATCGCCCAGATCGGTGAGGCTTGCAAAAATTGGGGGTTTTTCCAGGTTGTGAATCATGGAGTGGAGTTGGAGTTGCTGGAGAGGGTTGAGGCGGTGGCGAGGGAGTTCTTCGCTTTGCCGgcggaggagaagaagaaggtgaagaagaGGGAGGTGAATCCGATGGGGTATTACGATGCGGAGCACACGAAGAATGTTAGGGATTGGAGGGAGGTCTTTGATTTCACTGTCACTGAATTGGAGACCACTTCGCTCCGGTTGGAGAATCAGTGGCCGGAGAACCTGCCGGAGTTGAG GAAGGCTTGTGAGGAGTATCTTGAAGATGTAAAGAAGTTAGCTTACAAGTtattagagctcattgcaatgaGTTTGAATTTGCCTGCAAAGCGTCtaaatgaattttttgaagACTCAATTAGCTATACACGGCTAAATCATTACAACCCTTGTCCCTCACCGGACCTCGTGCTCGGCCTTGGCCACCATAAAGATGGCGGAGCTCTCACCATTCTCTTTCAAGATGAAGTTGGTGGACTTGATGTTAAGAGGAAAGTTGATGGAGAGTGGGTTCGTGTCAAACCGGTTCATGATTCTTTTATTGTTAATATCGGAGATGTCATGCAG GTATGGAGCAATGATAAGTATGAAAGTGTGGAACATAGAGTGTCAGTAAACTCAGAGAAAGAGAGGCTCTCCATTCCATTCTTCTTCAACCCTGCAGCTGCTACAAATGTGAAGCCATTGGAGGAGCTGGTGAGTGAAGGCAACCCACCCAAGTATCATGAGTATAACTGGGgagatttttataaatctcGAAGAAACTCTAATTTCCAGAAGTTAGAAAAAGAGAACCTTCAGATTCATCATTTCAAGAGGGTTTag
- the LOC120278112 gene encoding probable 2-oxoglutarate-dependent dioxygenase At5g05600, with translation MGLQIDPAFVQAAEHRPKSTISDAGGIPLIDLSPLLHHHIPSDPSDPAIADEISNLIAQIGEACKDWGFFQVVNHGVEVELLEKVEAVTKEFFALPAEEKRKVKRGEVNPMGYYDAEHTKNVRDWKEVFDFSVTEWETKLLRLENHWPENLPEMREICEKYYKGVEKLGYKLLELIALSLNLSAKRLSDFYENSNSYVRLNHYSPCQSPDLVLGVGRHKDCGGLTILFQDEVGGLDIKRKTDGEWVRVKPIHNSFIINLGDIIQVWSNDKYESVEHRVSVNSKKDRYSIPFFFNPSSSTNVKPLEELVSEDNPPKYHEYNWGDFYKARKDSNFQKLEKENVQIYHFKRV, from the exons ATGG GTCTCCAAATCGATCCAGCATTCGTCCAAGCCGCCGAGCACCGCCCTAAAAGCACCATCTCCGACGCCGGCGGCATCCCTCTCATCGACCTCTCCCCACTCCTCCATCACCACATCCCCTCCGATCCATCTGATCCCGCCATCGCCGATGAGATCTCCAATCTCATCGCCCAGATCGGTGAGGCTTGCAAAGATTGGGGGTTTTTCCAGGTTGTGAATCATGGAGTGGAGGTGGAGTTGCTGGAGAAGGTCGAGGCGGTGACGAAGGAGTTCTTCGCTTTGCCGGCGGAGGAGAAGAGGAAGGTGAAGAGAGGGGAAGTGAATCCGATGGGGTATTACGATGCGGAGCACACGAAGAATGTTAGGGATTGGAAGGAGGTTTTTGATTTCTCGGTGACTGAATGGGAGACCAAGTTGCTCCGGTTGGAGAATCACTGGCCGGAGAACTTGCCGGAGATGAG AGAGATTTGTGAGAAGTACTATAAAGGCGTGGAGAAATTGGGGTACAAGTTATTAGAGCTTATTGCACTGAGCTTGAATTTGTCTGCAAAACGTCTAAGTGATTTCTATGAAAATTCAAATAGTTATGTTCGGCTGAACCACTATAGCCCTTGCCAATCACCGGACCTTGTGCTCGGTGTTGGCCGTCATAAAGATTGTGGAGGTCTCACTATTCTCTTCCAAGATGAAGTTGGTGGACttgatattaaaagaaaaactgatGGAGAATGGGTTCGGGTCAAACCGATTCACAATTCTTTCATAATCAATCTCGGAGATATCATTCAG GTATGGAGCAATGATAAGTATGAAAGTGTGGAGCATAGAGTGTCAGTGAACTCAAAGAAGGACAGGTACTCAATCCCATTCTTTTTCAACCCTTCATCATCTACAAATGTGAAGCCATTGGAGGAGCTGGTGAGTGAGGACAACCCACCAAAGTATCATGAGTACAACTGGGGAGATTTTTACAAAGCTCGCAAAGACTCTAATTTTCAAAAGTTAGAAAAAGAGAATGTCCAAATTTATCATTTCAAGAGGGTTTAG